The DNA window ATGTTGGTGCAATTAACCAGTGGCTTAGCTTGCAAGAAGATCACGAAAGTTTCTTTATGTTGGTTGACCTGCATGCGATCACCATTCGCCAGGAACCTGAAGTGCTCAAAAACCGTGTACTTGATGGTATTGCGCTATACGCCGCATGTGGCATTGATCCGGAAAAGGCAGCACTTTTTGTTCAGTCACAAGTGCCTGAGCACGCACAATTGGCGTGGGTACTCAACTGTTACGCGCAGATGGGTGAATTGAACCGCATGACGCAATTTAAAGATAAATCGGCTAAAAATGCGAACAACATCAACGTTGGTTTATTTGCATACCCAGTGCTACAAGCAGCAGATATTCTACTATATCAAGCGGATCAAGTGCCGGTCGGAGAAGATCAAAAGCAGCATCTTGAATTAACGCGCGATATCGCGACTCGATTCAATAACTTATACGGTGATGTATTCAAAATTCCAGAGCCTTACATTCCTGAACTTGGCGCTCGAGTGATGAGCCTTCAAGATCCGCTAAAGAAAATGTCGAAATCGGATGACAATCCGAATGGTTACGTGATGTTGTTGGACGAGCCAAAGCAAATCGAGAAAAAGCTGAAAAAAGCAGTCACGGATTCAGACGAGCAAGCTCGTATCTATTTTGACCGTGATGAAAAGCCGGGTGTATCGAATTTGCTGACATTACTCTCCGTTGCAACAAAACGCAGCGTTGACGATCTTGTACCAGACTATGCGGACAAGATGTATGGTCATTTGAAGAAAGACACAGCAGATGCTGTTGTTGCTATGCTTGAACCTATCCAAGCACGTTTCAAGGCCATTCGCGAAGATCAAACGTTATTAAACCAAATTATGCGTTCTGGTGCGGAAAAAGCAGGTGCGCGTGCAGAGCAAACCTTGAAAAAAGTGTACGACGCACTTGGTTTTATTCCAAGACCATAGTAATTCGGCCGTTTCAAAATAAAAAGGGGACTGCGGTTCCCTTTATTTTTGGATGAGATTATTGACGTCTCGTTCAACCTGAACGCGTATTTTTGCCAATAACTACCTCCGGCAAGCGTGATTCGTGTACAATGCCGCTGTTTATAAAACGGTGTGTGTTGCACCGAGTTTTAATGGGTTCGTGTTCATGTTGTTGATGATAGATAATTACGATTCATTCACGTATAACTTAGTGCAGTACTTTCAGCGACTCGATCAAGAAGTGATAGTAAAACGCAACGATGAAATTTCGATTGCGCAAATTAAACAATTAAAGCCAAAACACATCGTTATTTCGCCCGGGCCTTGCACGCCAAATGAAGCGGGGGTCTCACTTCAAGTCGTGGAGCAATTAAAAGGGCTTTACCCTATTCTCGGTATTTGTCTTGGACATCAGACGATAGCAAAAGCACTGGGTGCGAATGTTATTCGCGCAAAAACCGTGATGCACGGCAAAACTTCCGTACTACACCACAACCATAAAGGGGTCTTCCAAGACCTACCTACACAATTCAATGTTTGCCGCTATCATTCGCTTGTCGTCGAGCAATCTTCCTTGCCAAGCTCGCTAGAAATGACGGCTTGGACACAGCAAACGGACGGTTCTATTGAGGAAATAATGGGGTTGTTACACACGGAATTAGCACTCGAAGGTATGCAATTTCATCCCGAAGCAATCCTAACGGAATATGGTCTGACTCTACTTGATAACTTTATTCGTCGCTTCTAACCTATAATAAGCGTCTACAGAAAATGTGATTTATTAGTAAAATCGGGATAGTATTACGGTAAGTAAGCCAAAAGCATCATTTCTTTTTTAGAATCACGTAAAGTAATTAGAGGATCCATGAGCCAAGATATCCGCCAGTCAAGGATTGCTCAAGCGTTAGCGCAGCGAGCTCACGATGTGCTAATTAGCCATAATTTTGCTCAACAGCAAATTGGCTATATTCATACACTTGATCTCAATTATGGTGAAGATATTCCACAGCGTACCATGTTGGACGTCGAAATTGCTGCGGCGTCAAAACGTCAGGAACTCAATTCAAGCCATTTAAAATACGTCGCGAAAGCCAGTAATCACTTACATCAAGTTATTGAATCAGCAATCGAAAACAAAAAAGAAGACTTAGAACAGCTTTACACCGAAGTAGTGGGAATTCAAGATACGGTGCCCACCATATTAGATCTTCTGTCCGTGCGCTCCGCCTCCGTCGGTAGATTAGAACCACTAGTTAATGATTTAAGTTGGCTGGGACGAGATTTAGTGTCTCTGGTGAACTTGCCACAATATCGGAAACAGTCAGCCAAAGGGACTGCAGTAAAGGTAGATACACCGGCACTGGCACTTAGGTATCTCGGTTTAGAAAATCTTCAGTTTGTCATTCCAACGTTTGCGATGCGCCATTGGATGCCTCATGCTACCGAGCCATTTCCGTTGTTGAAACGCAAATTACGAGACTTATCGATGTCGACTGCCATTGCGGCAAGGCAGTTAGCCGAACTCGAGGGGGTCAACCCACAACATGCTTTCACCCTTGGTATGTTGATGGATCTTGGAAAAATTGCGGTGACGCGTCTTTATCTGCGAACGTTTGAGCAGGTATGGCAAAACAAGGTAATGATCGCACGCGAAAAAAACCACAAAGATCTTCACACCGCGCTGCTTGAGTTGAGCCCTGATCCGTTGTTTTTACGAAATCTGTTAATGCATGACAGCATGATTTTATCGGCAAAATTAATCGAGAAAATGGCCTTTCGCTATTTGCCATTCAATGCGGTCATGGAAGAGTTAGTGGCGATCCACTCGTCCAACAATGAAGCTATCTCAGACCCATTACCTTTGACCCGAATTTTAACCAAAGCACACGGTTATGCTCAGTATCTGTTACTTAAAGACAGTAATTTGATTGAAGAAGACGAAGCACAAATGTGGTTTGAGCATTTAGGGTTGGATAAATCGTTGCTCGAACACCTAGGAAAGTACAGCTACCATACGCTGCAGTTAACTATTTTATAATTTTTTTTACGACTATTCATTCATTTCGCCAAATGTAAACAATACTCCTAAGCCATGGAGTTGTTTGGCGAAAGCTTCCATTCAAAAGCCAAATAGTTATTCACTCCGACTGAATAATATGTCTCAACCCCTTTAAAATCAAAGGCTCAACGAATTTTTTGCATGAGACAAAGAGATTTTTTTCTGAAATAATGCTCGGACAAAAAATGCGCCAATGCAAATTTGTACAGCTATTTAGACTGCGGATTTGTGAAATAATGCTTAACTGAAAGAGTAATTTATTTGGCGAAAATTAACCAAGAGGAAAGAACATGACAGTCAATCGTGCGTTATTTGATGAAGTAATGGTCCCTAACTATTCACCTTCTGCGGTTATCCCAGTAAGAGGTCAAGGGTCTCGCGTTTGGGATCAGTCAGGTCGAGAGTTTGTCGATTTTGCTGGCGGTATCGCGGTTAACTGTCTTGGACACTGTCACCCAGCTTTGGTTAACGCTTTGAAAGAGCAAGGCGAAAAGATTTGGCATTTATCCAATGTAATGACCAATGAGCCGGCTTTACGTTTAGCGAAAAAATTAGTCGACGCGACGTTTGCCGACAAGGTGTATTTCGCGAACTCTGGTGCAGAAGCGAATGAAGCCGCATTGAAACTGGCTCGTCGCTGGGCATTAGACAACTTTGGCGCACACAAAAGCCAAATTATTGCGTTCAATAAAGGCTTCCACGGTCGTACTTTCTTTACAGTGACGGTGGGCGGCCAAGCTGCATATTCTGATGGTTTTGGTCCTAAACCAGGCGACGTTTATCATGTTGATTACAACGATTTAAGTGCAGTAGAAGCACTGATTTCGGACAACACGTGTGCGGTAATGATGGAGCCTTTACAGGGTGAAGGCGGTATCGTTTCTCCTGAAGCGGAATTCGTAAAAGGTGTGCGTGAACTATGTGACAAGCACAACGCACTGTTGATTTTTGATGAAGTACAGACAGGTGTTGGTCGTACTGGCGAATTGTATGCGTATCAAGGTCTAGGTATTACACCTGACATCCTAACTTCAGCAAAAGCGCTTGGTGGTGGTTTCCCGATTGGTGCCATGCTAACAACGACAGCAATTGCGCAGCATTTGAAAGTTGGTACGCACGGTTCAACATACGGCGGTAACCCGTTAGCGTGTGCTGTTGCTGAAGCGGCATTTGACACAGTTAATACGCCTGAAGTACTGGATGGGGTTAAGGCAAAAGCAGAATTGTTTAAGTCTTTGCTTAATGACATCAATGCAAAGTACAACGTATTTAGCGAAATTCGCGGCAAAGGCCTCTTGATCGGTGCGGTGGTTTCTGACGCATACAAAGGTAAAGCAAAAGACTTTTTAACAGCGGGTATTGAAGAAGGTGTGATGAGCTTAGTGGCAGGTGCAGACGTTGTGCGTTTCACACCTTCATTGGTGATCCCTGAAGCGGATATTCGCGAAGGTATGGCTCGCTTTGAAAAAGCAGTAGCGAAAGTTGTTGCTGCAAATTAAGAATTAGGATTAGGGGAGTGCATAGCTCCCCTAAAAATATCAATTATTTAAATGGGGAGTAAGCGAGCTCATGTTAGTTCTTCGCCCAATCCGAGAAAGTGATTTTCCAGCGTTATTAAACATAGCCCATGAATCGGGCCATGGTTTCACCTCGTTACCCGTTCATGAAGAATTGCTGCAAAACAAAATTGCGCGTTCAATGGCTTCATTTGAAAAAGAGGCCGATCATCCGCACGATGAAGGCTATCTCTTCGTACTAGAAGACACAGAAACAGGTGATGTTGTAGGTACGTCTGCTATCGAAGCTGCCGTCGGGTTAGATGATGCGTTTTATCACTACCACCTTTCTAAAGTGATCCATTCGTCACGCACGTTAAACGTCTACAAAGCCGTAGATATTTTAACTTTGTGTAATGATTACACTGGTGCAACGGAATTGTGTACTCTGTTTTTGAGACCGCAATTTCGTCAAAAGTACAATGGCAAATTGCTGTCTAAAGCGCGCTTTATGTTTATCAAACAACATCAAGAGCGTTTTGCGGATACCGTGATTGCAGAAATGCGTGGCGTGTCTGATGAGCACGGCAACAGCCCATTTTGGAAATGGTTGGAAGAGCACTTCTTCTCGATGGATTTCCCAACAGCCGATTATTTAACCGGTATCGGTCAGAAAGTGTTTATCGCCGAGTTGATGCCTAAGTACCCAATTTACGTGAATCTTTTAAGCAAAGAAGCACAAGCGGTTGTGGGTGAAGTGCATGACAATACGCGCCCTGCAATTGAACTTTTGAAGAGTGAAGGCTTCACGTTCAACGGCTATGTGGATATTTTCGATGCCGGTCCAACCGTGGAAGCTCAGGTCGAAAACATTCGCACCGTACGTGACTCTCAAGTCAAAATAGTCAAAATTGGAAACAACCAAGGTGGTTCCCCATACATGGTCGCTAATGATAAACTTGTCGACTATCGAGCTGCTGTGGTTGAGTTGAGCGTGGATGCAGGTTCTAACGAACTTGTTATTTCGCAAGCAGTGGCTGATGCGCTACTTGTAAAAGAAGGTGACTCTCTCACCATCGCAACCATCTAAGTTAGGGGCGAATTATGACAACACATCCTGCACAGTTTATTAATGGTCAGTGGGAAGCAGGCCAAGGCACAGCATTTAATTCTGTGAATCCCGCGACAAACGAAGTGATTTGGGCTGCGAATGCAGCATCTGCAGAGCAAGTCAATATTGCGGTAAAAGCAGCGCGCAATGCGTTCTTTGCCTGGAGCGACCGCCCATTTGAAGAGCGTCTGGCTATCGTAAAACGTTTTGCCGAACTATTAAAAGAAAACAGTGAAGCTTTAGCGATTGCCATTGGTAAAGAAACGGGCAAACCAGTGTGGGAAACCCGCACTGAAGTTGGTGCAATGGTCGGTAAAATAGCCATTTCTGAAAAAGCGTATCACGAGCGCACGGGCATGGTTGAAAACCCAATGCCGCAAGGAAAAGCATTTATTCGCCACAAGGCACATGGTGTGGTTGCGGTCTTTGGCCCGTATAACTTCCCTGGTCATTTACCAAATGGGCACATTGTCCCTGCATTGCTTGCCGGCAACACGGTGATTTTTAAGCCTTCTGAATTAACACCAATGGTTGCAGAAGAAACGTTGAAACTTTGGCAACAAGCAGGTCTACCTGAAGGTGTACTAAACCTTGTACAAGGTGAAGTTGAAACCGGGAAAGCACTCGCGTCACATCGTGGTATTGATGGCCTGTTTTTCACTGGTTCGTCACGTACCGGTCACTT is part of the Pseudoalteromonas xiamenensis genome and encodes:
- the trpS gene encoding tryptophan--tRNA ligase, translated to MTKPVVLSGIQPTGGMTIGNYVGAINQWLSLQEDHESFFMLVDLHAITIRQEPEVLKNRVLDGIALYAACGIDPEKAALFVQSQVPEHAQLAWVLNCYAQMGELNRMTQFKDKSAKNANNINVGLFAYPVLQAADILLYQADQVPVGEDQKQHLELTRDIATRFNNLYGDVFKIPEPYIPELGARVMSLQDPLKKMSKSDDNPNGYVMLLDEPKQIEKKLKKAVTDSDEQARIYFDRDEKPGVSNLLTLLSVATKRSVDDLVPDYADKMYGHLKKDTADAVVAMLEPIQARFKAIREDQTLLNQIMRSGAEKAGARAEQTLKKVYDALGFIPRP
- a CDS encoding anthranilate synthase component II, producing the protein MLLMIDNYDSFTYNLVQYFQRLDQEVIVKRNDEISIAQIKQLKPKHIVISPGPCTPNEAGVSLQVVEQLKGLYPILGICLGHQTIAKALGANVIRAKTVMHGKTSVLHHNHKGVFQDLPTQFNVCRYHSLVVEQSSLPSSLEMTAWTQQTDGSIEEIMGLLHTELALEGMQFHPEAILTEYGLTLLDNFIRRF
- a CDS encoding HDOD domain-containing protein translates to MSQDIRQSRIAQALAQRAHDVLISHNFAQQQIGYIHTLDLNYGEDIPQRTMLDVEIAAASKRQELNSSHLKYVAKASNHLHQVIESAIENKKEDLEQLYTEVVGIQDTVPTILDLLSVRSASVGRLEPLVNDLSWLGRDLVSLVNLPQYRKQSAKGTAVKVDTPALALRYLGLENLQFVIPTFAMRHWMPHATEPFPLLKRKLRDLSMSTAIAARQLAELEGVNPQHAFTLGMLMDLGKIAVTRLYLRTFEQVWQNKVMIAREKNHKDLHTALLELSPDPLFLRNLLMHDSMILSAKLIEKMAFRYLPFNAVMEELVAIHSSNNEAISDPLPLTRILTKAHGYAQYLLLKDSNLIEEDEAQMWFEHLGLDKSLLEHLGKYSYHTLQLTIL
- a CDS encoding aspartate aminotransferase family protein — protein: MTVNRALFDEVMVPNYSPSAVIPVRGQGSRVWDQSGREFVDFAGGIAVNCLGHCHPALVNALKEQGEKIWHLSNVMTNEPALRLAKKLVDATFADKVYFANSGAEANEAALKLARRWALDNFGAHKSQIIAFNKGFHGRTFFTVTVGGQAAYSDGFGPKPGDVYHVDYNDLSAVEALISDNTCAVMMEPLQGEGGIVSPEAEFVKGVRELCDKHNALLIFDEVQTGVGRTGELYAYQGLGITPDILTSAKALGGGFPIGAMLTTTAIAQHLKVGTHGSTYGGNPLACAVAEAAFDTVNTPEVLDGVKAKAELFKSLLNDINAKYNVFSEIRGKGLLIGAVVSDAYKGKAKDFLTAGIEEGVMSLVAGADVVRFTPSLVIPEADIREGMARFEKAVAKVVAAN
- the astA gene encoding arginine N-succinyltransferase, whose translation is MLVLRPIRESDFPALLNIAHESGHGFTSLPVHEELLQNKIARSMASFEKEADHPHDEGYLFVLEDTETGDVVGTSAIEAAVGLDDAFYHYHLSKVIHSSRTLNVYKAVDILTLCNDYTGATELCTLFLRPQFRQKYNGKLLSKARFMFIKQHQERFADTVIAEMRGVSDEHGNSPFWKWLEEHFFSMDFPTADYLTGIGQKVFIAELMPKYPIYVNLLSKEAQAVVGEVHDNTRPAIELLKSEGFTFNGYVDIFDAGPTVEAQVENIRTVRDSQVKIVKIGNNQGGSPYMVANDKLVDYRAAVVELSVDAGSNELVISQAVADALLVKEGDSLTIATI